CACGCAATACCCCACCTCTTCTTTCCATCTGATGGTTTTACCAATCCTAGGCAGAACTCTACCTGAGTTGATGTgggttagctttttttttttccagtgagaaTCTGCCTGGTTTAGATCCTGGTCTCAGGTGGGAGTGGGCAGCCAGCACCTGTTTCTGTCTTAGTACAGTGAGCTGCCGAGAAACTGCACAGAACTGCTGGCTTTTGAAAAacatcctctccctcctccactcaCCAGACCTCCAGAGCCAGACTGCCCCCATTTTGTAGCCGTTGAGTTACCAGCCTTGGCCAAGGTAGAGCAGGAAACCTTTCCGTCCAGCCccggcccctgcccctcccctccacctgcaACTCTGCCTCTGCCTGGGCCCAGGATGCAGTCCACAGCACACACAACTCTTCCTCATACGTTTCCCTGGGGACAGCTCCTGTGGCTTTTCTGCTTGCATAACTCACAGCGCTGGGCACAAAGCAGACAATTAATAATTCCCAGTGGATTGTTTAGGGGGGCAGTGATGACAAAATTTTGtatgtcagagttccctggtggcctagtggttaaggactcagtttTGTCACTGCTTTGGTTCAAGTTTGCTCTCTGGTCCAGGactttctgcatgccttgggtgctgccaaagaaaaaagaaaaaaaaaaaaaagaaattatgtctgtTGTGGTATCCAGAAGTGTATTCAGGATAATTGTTTGTTTATAAATGCTATTGACATATTTGCTGAAATAGTAATTATGATTgttaacatttatggagcacttactgtgtgtcaGGTACCATACTGGCATTTTGCAGCTTCATGATCACGACAGTCCTGACATTGGTACCGGGAGCCTCCCCATTTTGCACAAGAGAAGTCTGACACCAGAACTTAACTATTGGCACAGGgttggagctgggatttgaacccaggtgtcTGCCTCCAGACACTAGTGCAGGAGAGAGAGCAGTGAGGTGGCTGGAGGCAGTGCCTGGAGTCCAGGACTGAGGGTGAGGCCCAAACCTGGATCCCAGCCCCAACTTTGCCCCCAGTTAGTGAGGGATCCTGGACAAGCCACATCTCCCTCTCAAAAATAAGggtgggcttggagttcccattgtggcacagcagaaatgaatctgactagtaaccatgaggttgcggattcgatccctggccttactcagtgggttaaggatccgacattaccgtgagctgtggtgtaggtcacagacacagttcagatccctagtggctgtggctgtggcgtcggctggtggctacagctccaattggacctagcctgggaacctccatatgccactggtgcgttcctaaaaagacacacacgcgcgtgcgcgcgcgcgcgcacacacacacacacacacacacaaacacacacaaggcTGGGCTTGATCTGGCATCACAGTGCCTACAGGGGCATGGAAGGGCCCAGCCAGGTGCCCTCAGTCAAAGCAGGCTGAGGGTTACCACAGGCACATGGGCCTGTTGGCCTGGTGTGGTCTTCCAGAATATCCCCAAGAAGCCAGAACTCCTGAGTTTTGTGTGCCACCTCCTTCCCGACTTGTGGGTTTCAGGAACTAATTATTTACAACACACTGCACACCAAAATAACACATCTGCTACTGAGCAGTGGCCAGTGAGTTACCAGTTTACCAATCCGGAGCTAGGTCATCTGTGAAGGCTCTCTGGCCGTCCAAATGCCAGATTCCAAAGCAGCCCCTGTGCTCCAGGAGTTTCAGTCACCCACACCAGAAAAACCTGAAAAGGAGGGTCCTGGGGTCCCTGGGCTGGGCAGCCAGGAGAGGtttggggcagggagagggtgggCAGGAAAGCTGGGGTGTAGATGGGGAGAGATGGCGCCCCAGGCGAGAAACACTGCACTGGCTGAGGCCAGACAGGAGCTTCAGGAAAGGGAACAACTTGCCCGGAGCTTTGGACGTGCCCAAAGCCAGGCCTGTCCTGGGCTGTTAGTAAGGTCAGCCTTGCAGACAGGGAGTGGCTTAGTGATTCAAGTGGTGCTGAAAGAGGCCATGCTGCATTCTGCTGGGTGCctcccagaggggaaggggaggccaCAGCCCCTGGGGACTGAGTTTTcccgaggaggagggaggaagggaggaagggaggctggAATTGAGACTCAGGTGTGTGTGGGAATCTGAAGAGGAGTTTTTCGGGTGGGGTGTAGCCACAGGGGATACCCTGCATGTGCTAGAAGAGACATAAGGAGTTAAAGGCtgactgtgaggagttcccattgcggctcagtggttatcaaacccgactagcatccatgaggacgagggttcgatccctggcctcgctcatcagtgggttaaggatcggctgtggtgtaggccggtggctacagctctgactggacccctagcctgggaacctccatatgcagcaggtacagccctaaaaagacaaaaagatacaaaaaaaaaaaaaaaaaaaggctgatgatGTGATTTGAGCAGAACCCAGGGTTCAGGGTCACAGGGAAGGGTGGGAAGAGCCTGGTGCTACAGGGGACCTGCTCCAAATCCCATCACCAGTGGggttttggggggatggggggggaaTGTTCCTCCAGCTCTGCAGACCCCCACCCATTTCCCATCTGGAAAAGAGGTGATTGGCCCAATCAGCATTTCTCTCCAAAATGGTGCATGTAACCAACAGTGATTATAGCTAGTAGCTCatggggaactttttttttccctttattaattttaatgatcaTATCTTAATTTTCAAgcaaattagggggaaaaaaatctgtcaccAAACctggcattgggagttcccactgtggtacagcgggAACTCAAGTAGATGGggaggcgcaggttcgatccccgggcctggcccagtggattaaagcATCAGGCATtgcagcagcataggttgcagctgcagctctgattcaatccctggcatggatcaaatgctgtgggtgcagctattaaaacaaaacacacacacaaaaaaaacccagaaaaacaaaaaacctggcaTTGCACCACAAAAGATAGCAGCTAACCCTTAGCGAGGGCTTCCTGTGCACCAGGTGTTATTGGAGACAACAGAAACCCATTAGCACCTTGCATCTCATTACAAACCGTGAGCCTGATACCATCACCGTCCTCTGTTTACAGAGGGGAGAtaggaggcacagagaagcaaaCTCAGTTCCCCCCAGTTATCCAGTTTAgttaaatggcagagctggattcAAGTCCATACAGCTGGCCTCACTCAAAGCGCTAAACCAAGAATGTGGTTTAAACCAAGAATAAGGGTTGAGTTGCAACCCACAGCAGTCAACCCCGACTGGCCCCAGGGGCTTTCAGGATGTAAAAATAGCATGAAGTATAGTTAAGGTGCCTAAGGAAGAATTTCAATGACTCAGAaatcttgcatcttcccatacatagaaaagcactaaaatcattaatttgagatagctgggtgtgtgtgtgtgtgtgtgtgtgtgtgtgtgtgtgtgatcagcAGTAATCTTTTACCAAGATGTAAGTAccaaatatttacatgtatttccCAATCAAAAAAGTCTTATATATTCTGGCTCCTCCCCTGCCTCTTCAGAACTGTCCCTCAGAGCTATCCAAGAGGCTGTCTCCCGGGCTAGAGTTCTCAGTAAGTAAGATCcctgaataaaactgaaactcaccACTCTTATATTGCGcactgttgttttttggtttccttttttggctgccccaccacatatggagttcctgggccagggataagatctgagccagagctgagccattgctgcagccgcagcaatgctggatcttttaccccactgctccaggccagggctgCGGATGGAACGtgcatcctggcacagcagagatgccactgatctcgttgcaccacagggaaactcccgatttttttttttttcagtagacaaACGTCTCCAATATTTTTGCTCAGACTGAGTGTATCAGCACAGGTGGTATGACACAGGTCACTGGGAAGATGGTGAACAGACCATAGAatggtttggggggggggctagaGTTAGGTGGTCTCCGAGGGCCTGTCCAGCAAAGGAACAAtcatttcaggagaaaaaaacacCAGACTGGAATTTTCTATCAGGAAACCATATTTTTCTAACAGGCAGTATATTTACATGGTTCCCAAATCAAAGCTATAGAAAAAGATCTACCCCAAGGTGCTACCAACTCCCCAGGAGTTTCTGTGTGTCCTGCAAGCAGCTGCTTTGTACAGACACAAGCAAAGAAAACgcgttcttcctcctctttttctgtcttctgggGCAGCACACTGTCTACCTACCTTGCTGCTTATGACCTCGAGATCAGCCTCGAGGTCTGTCTCGATGCTATCAGCTAGTGATAGGCTGTCTCCTGCAGCCCTCATTCCTTGTGACAGGTGTGTGCGATTCCAAAAGACACCCATCCCTTCCATCAGCCCCTCTGCTGTGGATAGCAGGGGGCATCGCCCCTATTTTGCTGTTACTAACAAGGAATACTAACCTCGTACATATGTCACTTGGTCCAGGGCAGGTAACCTTTAGGACAATCTCTCAGTGAAATATGGCACCTTGGAGTTACTGTTACTTGACATTTTCCACAGTGAATGAAGGTAATAATCTTTCCGTCTGTCTAAGGCTTATTTGCATTATTTCCTCCGACCTGTTCCTGTCCTTTGGCTACTTCTCTTTTGAGTCTTTTTGTTCTTAATTTCTAAAAACTCTTTACATATGAGGAGGATGAACCTTTTGTGATTTAAATGGTAGCACTTTCCTCCAGGATGTCATCTGTGTGTTTGATCTCGTTGCTGgtattttttggcatttttttggcAGAGGGTGTTTTGTTGGCTTGCTTTAGTGAGTTCTAACATTTATGCAGTTGAATGTATCAAACTTCTCTTTCGTGACCTCTGGATTTATCAGCCATGATTAGGAGAACTTCCCCAGTGGAAGGAATTTGGCCACATTTTCTGCTAACAAAGAGCCTACTTGTTTACGGAGAGGGGAATGATAGGCGAGAACCCTGGGCTCAGAGCCCTCTTTAGCTGGATGGTGAACCTGACACATTGCTCACCTGGTCTATTTCTCCATCCATCGCACTGCAGGCTGATCTGAGGAAGCGgcagcctctgccccagggcaGACGTCACCATGGCCTTCCTGACACACCTGCTGGTCTGCACCTTCGGGATGGGCTCCTGGGTGGCCATCAACGGGCTCTGGGTAGAGCTGCCCCTGCTGGTGACAGAGCTCCCCGAAGGCTGGTACCTGCCCTCCTACCTCACAGTGGTCATCCAGCTGGCCAACATCGGCCCCCTGCTCATCACCCTACTTCATCACTTCCGGCCTGGCTGCCTTTCTGAAGTGCCCATCATCTTCACCGTGCTGGGGGTGGGCACCGTCGCCTGCACGCTCTTCGCCTTCCTCTGGAATGTCACCTCCTGGGTGCTGGGCGGCCACCACAGCATCGCCTTCCTGGTCCTCACCTTCTTCCTGGCCCTGGTGGACTGCACCTCCTCCGTCACCTTCCTGCCCTTCATGAGCAGGCTGCCCACCCACTACCTCACCACCTTCTTTGTGGGTGAAGGACTCAGTGGCCTCCTGCCTGCCCTGGTGGCTCTTGCCCAGGGCTCGGGTCTCACCACCTGTGTCAACGTCACCGAGACATCAGGCACCACCCAGAACCCTGAGACCACCAGGGCTATGGACACCTCACAGGTACCTGCCATTACCCAGAGCCGTGGCAGCTCTGTCCTTGGTCACACCTGCAGGGCTTGTGTCTCCTGGACACTGGGTAGACCAGCGTTCTTGACCTGGTGTGTGTCAGGGCGTTAGATCACCTGAAGGAGCTGCTGAGATCCACCAACAGGTTCCCCCCAACatccagggtaggggtggggctTCTCCGAAAGATCCTAGGGGTCAGATGTATTTTCAAGagtttcagattttatttatttatttttagggccacgctggcAGCACTTggaactccccaggctagggtcaaattggagccgcagctgccggcctacatcacagccacatcagacctgagccacatctgtgacctatgctgcagctgatggcaacgctggatcctgaacccactgagcaaggccaggatcaaactgaCGTCTTTATGGACactacatcgggttcttaacctgctgagccgcaatgggaactcctggatgaggGCTGTAAACAGACTCATATCCAGTTCAAGTGTTGCTGCCAACCGAGTCATGAAAAAATTCCGACTTTCAGAGTTTTTTGGATTTCAGGGTCGTGAACTTGTATTTAGTCAAAATTCCCCATGTGCCACTAAAGTACAGACAGGACTGAGAACCACAGACATTAGAGGTTGCTTCAATACCTCATGTTGTGACAATATCAAACTTTCTCATTGGATACTGGACAAAATATACATCTGATATTATTCAAACCACAGCAGTACAGCAGTGGTTGCAAACAATTGACCCGGGCTACCATAacctggaagattttttttttttctttccttttctaggccactcccgtggcacatggaggttcccaggctaggggtctaatcggaactgtagctgccagcctatgccagagccacagcaacgagggatccgagccgcatcttccacctacaccacaactcacagcaatgccagatccttaacccattgagcaaggccagggatggaagctgtaacctcatggttcctagttggattcattaaccactgagccacgacaggaactcccattatgtctttaaaaatgtacaaatcttAACTAAAAATACTTAgtgctaaaaaatgaaaatgctaactAACCATTAAGTGAGCCTTCAGCGAGTCAAAAACTTTTTTAGCTTGGAGGGTTTGaacgtgacacagagacatgaagtgagcagatgctgttggaaaaatgtcaCCATTGGACTTGCTCCACACAGGGGTGCCtcaaaaccttcaatttgtaaaaatacacaatatcgggagttccattgtggctcagcagaaaccaacccaactagaatccttgaggatgcgggttcaagccctgaccttgctcagtgggttaaggatctgtcattgccacaaatgcggtgtaggtcgcagaggcagctcagatcccccactgctggggctgtggcgtagccagccgctgtagctccaatgcaacccctagcttgggaacctccatatgccgtgggtgtggccctaaaaaagcaaaaaacaaacaagaaaaaacccaCCACGTATCTTCAAAGCGCAATAATTAAGTCGAAGCATCGTAAAGGGAGGCGTGCCTGTCTTGTCATCATTAACGGTGTTGTCATCCGTGTCTTGACATcacccagggatccaaccagcccTTGCTTTGTCTTTCCCCAGGGAGCTGGCAGCACTCTGGTCTCTGAGCTCGCTGGAACGGCAGCCCAAGTGGTCCATCTGGAAAGCCGCTACCTCCCTGCCCACTTCTCGCCCTTGGtcttcttcctcctgctctcCTTCATGATGGCCTGCTGCCTCGTCGCCTTCTTCTTCCTCCAGCACCAACACAAGCACTGGGAAGCCTCCACGGAAGACCTCCTCGCCTCTCAGATCACGCTACAGCCCATCCGGCCACACAAAGAGAAGGACCTGGGCCCCCCAGGCCCCGAGGACAGCGGCAAGGGCCAGGAGCCTCCAGAGGAGAAGACAGCCCCCTGCCACCCGGCCCGCCTGACCTTCATCTACCTCCTGGTGGCCTTTGTGAACGCGCTCACCAACGGCGTGCTCCCCTCCGTGCAGACCTACTCCTGCCTGTCCTACGGGCCGGTGGCCTACCACCTGTCCGCCACCCTCAGCTCCATGGCCAACCCTCTCGCCTGCTTCCTCTCCATGTTTCTGCCTAACAGGTCTGCCCCCGCCTGGCCCGGGAGAACCCTCGGTGGGGGCACATCGCATGTCAGAACCCAGGGTCCCGCACCCCCCCATCAGGGGGGAGCTGTGTGGTCCAAAATACggtgtcatggagttcccgttgtggctcggcaggttaagaacccaacatagtatccatgaggatgtgggttccatcgccggccccactcagtgggtgagggatccggcattgccacaaggtgtggcgtaggtcacagatgcagctcggacccaagactgctgtggctgtggtgtaggccgacagctgcagctccactttgacccctggcctgttcctatgggaacttccagatgccacggttgtgaccctaaaaagaaagaaagaaagaaaaaaaaaaggtttctgggGCTCAACTgcctgggctcaaatcctggctctgccacttcccagtTTTGTGATATTGGACAAATCCCTCCACCTCTCAGGAGCCTCAGGGAGCTAATCTGGGAAAGGGGGTTAATAATCTTCTTTTTGGGTCGCTGGGAGCATCGGATGAGCTAATTTTGCAAAGCTTTTAAAGCGGTACATGCCTGATGCATGTCAGGTCCAATGTAAGTGTCCACCACTCCTGCCAGGGGCCCACGCAGAGGAGCAAGCAAGCAGGACGTGAGGTTCCCCTTTACACATGGAaagcctgaggctcagagagagcgTTTGCCCTGGTCTAAGTGCCAGGATGTCAGCCCTGCCCTCCCGCCTCCAGCCCACGCAGGCTCCTTCCCAGCCGCAATGCACATGGAGTCCTGTGTGCGCCCTCCGACAGTGCAGCCTCTGTTTCCCCCAGGCCTGTGGAGCTGCTGCACACAGGGCCCGCTGGCCTGCAAccccaaatgctctgggggctcctcccaatgctggatccccaggctggggaacctgacgTGGGGCTTGGAAGGGTCACTCCTGTGGGGGAACTGCTGcaatacagttattttccagCCTGCTGGGAGCCCACCCTTCAGGATTGTTTATGTCACAAAAGCTTCCTTCCTACCGCCTCGACGGGGCTTCATCTTAGTCCTTGGATGCAGaacagcttcttcttcttcttcttttttttttttaatatattttagggccacacccgcagcatatggaggttcccaggcaggggtcaaaccggagctgtagcctctggcctacaccagggccacagcaacgcgggatctgagccaagtctgcaacccacaccgcagctcaaggcaacggcagatccttaacccactgagcaaggccagggatcaaacctgcaacctcatggttcctagtcagattcgttaaccactgcgccacgacgggaactccccaggacaTCTTCTTTGGTcgtttccagtctattttattgACTGTCGTTCAGTGGTTAGTTGTCATTTTGGTGTTTTCGTGGGATAAAGTGAGTGTAAGTCTTTCTAATCTGCCATCTTGTCCCAGTCACAACAGCAGTTCTAGAAGAATGGCTGCACGAGTTGATCAAATGCAGACTGAGCTGGCCTAGCCTGGGACCCaagatttaaattcttttttttttttttttctttctttctagggctgcacccttggcatatggaggttcccaggctatgggtctaattggcgctgtggccgccagcctacaccacagccacagcagcaccagatctgagccacgcctgtgacctacaccgcagctcagggcaatgctggatccttaacccactaagcgaggccagggattgaacccgaatccttgtgaatactagtcgagttcgttactgctgagccacagtgggaactctgggatttcaaattttaataagcAACCCAAGTGGTTCTGATACAGGGGCTTCAGATCCCACAGGAGGAATAACCACCTCAGGGTCGTGAAACTTGAGGTCCCCCTGCCTCTCACCAGCCCCCGGCCCTGCTTGTcctcacagccccccaccccctgcccaggaaGGAGGGCAAATGAGGACATGACAGCTGGACAGAAGCTGTCAGTTTGCCAGAAAGCTGAATTTTCTCCCTGGGGGTTTAAAAACTGTGGAGGGAAGCTGGAGATGTCTGAGGAAGCAGGACTGGAGGCCACAGACCTGCAGACACGGAGGCTCTCAGAAGGTTTGACATACAGGGTCTGGGGGTCCCAGAATCCAACAATCTGGGAGCAGAAAGGGTCCTTAGAGGCAGGGGCAGCCTCTCCCCTCTCACCCAGGGGTGCAGGGCTGTCTTGGTGCCCTGAGGAGTAGAGTCCTGCATCTCCCCTGAATGCCACACTCCGCCCAGGGACAGCCCAGGGCAAAGGTCTCAAGCAAAGGACAGTGTCTCAGTGGTCAGACCGGAGGCCTTCATGCAAGGCCAGCAGTGGCACATCCCAGCTGGCCCGTGGGGCCCCCAGATCGGGCCCACTTCACATTAGGCAGGGCAGCTGAGGCCCAAAGGGGAAGGGACACCCCAAGTgcccaggatccaagcctcccTCTGCGCAGCCCGGCCTCCTGGCTGAGGCTGGAAGTGTTGCCGGAGGAAATGGTAGCGGATGGTACCAGGCGGGCCACAACCAGGCCAGGCCCTGCACACTCTGCTCCCCCCGGGGTCTCCCAGCCCCACAAGactcatttcacaggtgaggaaactgaggctcagggaccaGTCTCACAGgtggaactgggatttgaaccaggcTCGTGTAGCGCTAGAGACTGTTGTATTCCTCCTGCTGGGATGCTGGGCCCTGCTGTTAACACTCAGGATGACCCAGACCAGCCTTGACTCCTGGGAACCTCACTGACCCACTTCAGCAG
The sequence above is a segment of the Sus scrofa isolate TJ Tabasco breed Duroc chromosome 17, Sscrofa11.1, whole genome shotgun sequence genome. Coding sequences within it:
- the SLC52A3 gene encoding solute carrier family 52, riboflavin transporter, member 3; protein product: MAFLTHLLVCTFGMGSWVAINGLWVELPLLVTELPEGWYLPSYLTVVIQLANIGPLLITLLHHFRPGCLSEVPIIFTVLGVGTVACTLFAFLWNVTSWVLGGHHSIAFLVLTFFLALVDCTSSVTFLPFMSRLPTHYLTTFFVGEGLSGLLPALVALAQGSGLTTCVNVTETSGTTQNPETTRAMDTSQGAGSTLVSELAGTAAQVVHLESRYLPAHFSPLVFFLLLSFMMACCLVAFFFLQHQHKHWEASTEDLLASQITLQPIRPHKEKDLGPPGPEDSGKGQEPPEEKTAPCHPARLTFIYLLVAFVNALTNGVLPSVQTYSCLSYGPVAYHLSATLSSMANPLACFLSMFLPNRSLPFLGVLAVLGTGFGAYNMAMAVMSPCPLMQGHWGGEVLIVVSWVLFIGCLSYVKVMLGVILRDLSRSALLWCGAAVQLGSLLGAVVMFPLVNVFRLFSSADFCSLQCSA